DNA from Actinomycetota bacterium:
TTCACGTCACAGGAGGTAGACGTCGTTGCCGAGGCCAAGGCAGAACTGGAGTATCGATGCCTACGGAACGCCGGGATCGACTGGCGGCCGCCGGGACCGTCGGACATTCCCGACACGCCGAATCCTCTCAACGCAATACGTCCGCCGGACCTCTGGCTGCATCAGGACGGACCGATCGGTCTCGCGACGCCACTTGCCGAGCCCGGAACCCTCGATACCTTTCTCAGTTCGTTGCGTTCGGCCGATTCGGCGATGCAGGAGTACCCGCCGGCCCCGCCCGGTTGGGAGGACGCCGAGTTCGGGAATCCACGCAGGGAGATCACCATCGACATCGGCGGAGGCGGTTCGGTGACGGTTCCGGTAAGCGGCTGTGCGGGGCAGGTCGTCGAGCAGCTCTACGGCGTGGACGCCGCCGCCTACCATCGGACGCGCACCGCGGCGATCGTTGCATCGAAGGTTCTCGACCAGGTCGTCGGCAACGAGTCTGTGGCCGACGCGACCCGCCGGTGGTCCACCTGCATGCACAGGCAAGGGTATCGCGTGGCAACGCCCGACGATCTGTATGAACTCTTCCAGAGCGACTTCGAAGGCCTGATCAACGGCACACGGACGATCGCCGACCTCTCGGAGACCGACGCTGCCGTCGGAGCGGCAGACGCCGAGTGCAAGACACAGAGCGGTCTCGCCACGACGTTCGCCAGAACGCTGATCGACGTTGGAGAGGAACGGCTGCGACGCAACGAGGGTGTGTTGGCGGCGTACGCGAAGTACCGAGAAGAAGGACTCGAGCGGGCCGCGGCAATCGTCGGCGGGTCGTTCCCCGACGATGTGGACGGGGGATCGTGATGGCGCGGCGCCTCGCGGCCGGTGCACTCGTGGTCCTCGTGACCGTCGCGGCAACCCTCGTCGCGACCGCGATCGTGTCCCGCCCGGAACCGCCTTCGGGTGAAGACACCGCGTCCGAGACGGAGACGATGCTCACCGGAACGGTCGCCCGTGAGGTGCTCCGTCGCGGCGTGTTCCTGCGCGCGAGGGTGATCGACAATCCGGAGCGTTTCCCGATCGACCGATCCGGGGTCGTCACCGCCATGCCGAAGCGTGCCGGGGACGAGGTCCTCGAAGGGGACGTGGTCGTGGAGATCCAGTCGCGGCCCGTCATGCTGCTCTACAGCCCGTTTCCCGGATGGCGGGATCTGCAGCCCGGCTCGCGAGGCCGTGACGTCGAGATGGTGCAACGGGCCCTCGGTCGTCTTGGGTATCCGATCATCGACGAGCCCGGGGTCTTCGGCCCCGACACCGAGGCGGCCGTCCGAGACCTCTATCTCGACCGCGGCTACGAGCCACCGGCCACGGGAGATGGGGAGACGGAGCTGCCGCCGGGCGAGGTGCTCCTGGCCCCGGAGGGCGTGTGGCTCTGGTCCGCCGACGGTGTCGAGGTCGGTACGGTGTTGGTCCCCGGAGCCCCGGAGGTCTTCCTGCGGCGTCCCGGAACACGCCTCCAGCTC
Protein-coding regions in this window:
- a CDS encoding peptidoglycan-binding protein, with amino-acid sequence MARRLAAGALVVLVTVAATLVATAIVSRPEPPSGEDTASETETMLTGTVAREVLRRGVFLRARVIDNPERFPIDRSGVVTAMPKRAGDEVLEGDVVVEIQSRPVMLLYSPFPGWRDLQPGSRGRDVEMVQRALGRLGYPIIDEPGVFGPDTEAAVRDLYLDRGYEPPATGDGETELPPGEVLLAPEGVWLWSADGVEVGTVLVPGAPEVFLRRPGTRLQLDGVPGTIGNGTDLLVWTAPGAEPRAATVVDVLTAPVGADVDRQVVETEPPTAQLIGGRSGDVAVEVVSEATAGPVLAAPGTVVATGPDGGTYVERLADGTVERVPITVGFIGDELVELRSDRLEVGDELLLQR